The genomic region GCGATCGCGCGCGGGCTCAGTTGATATCTGTTCCTCACCGACCAGAATTTTACCGCGGGTCGCGGGCTCCATGGATAACAGCAGACGGAGGAACGTCGTCTTTCCGCATCCTGAGGGCCCGACAAGGGCGCAAAATTCGCCCTTTTGGACCGTGAAATTCAATCGCTCGAGTACGGTCGCACTGCCGTACTCCTTCCAGACATTCTTGATCGTAATTTCACTCATGGGGCGGCCGCCTTTGCCCACGGAAAGAGCCTCGCACTCAGGATGCGCAGACCGTAGTCCATCAGAAATGCAAGAGCTGTGATCCAGATGACGTAGGGTATGATGATATCCATCGCGAGGTAGCGGCGGACGAGGAAGATGCGATAGCCCAGGCCGTCGGTTGAGGCGATTGCTTCCGCAGCGATGAGAAACAGCCATGCGGGTCCGATTGAGAAGCGCAATCCATCCAGCACGCGCGGCAGCATTTGCGGCAGGACGATCCGCGTCATGATCTGCCAAGTCGAGGCGCCCATTGTTTGCGCTTTCACGAGGAGTTCGTATGGCATCTGCTCGATACGCAGCGCCAGATCGCGAATAAGATAGGGCGTTACACCCAGAATGATCAGGACGATCTTAGAAAGTTCGTCGAGACCGAAGGCGATAAACAGAATCGGCAGAAGGGCAAGCGGCGGGACCAACGCCAGCACGGCCACGAACGGATTGGCGAGCGCGGCAGCGTAGGGAATAAGTCCGAGAAGAGTACCAACGACGATGGCGATCACGAAGGACGTGCCCAAGCCAATGGCAAGACGCCGGAGGCTCGAAAACGTATCGGCCCAAAACAGATACTGACCGGTGCGTGTATCTTCGGAAAAGGCAAGATGGGAAATTGCCGATCCCATCGCGCTGAAGGGCGGCAGGAGTTTGTCGTTGGGATTGGCATGCAACCTTATCTCGGAGCAGATGAGATAGAGGATGATGAGGGCGATAAAGGGCACCAACCCGAGGAAACGTGCAATCCTCGGGTTGGGCTTTATATTGATGATGCGCGGCACCTCAGAGCTTTCCCTCGGCGGCCATCTCCGTAAACTTGGTGTTGAAGCGGAATTTGATGTTCTTTGGGTCGCCGATCGTGGACCCGTCGGGGAAT from Hyphomicrobium sp. MC1 harbors:
- a CDS encoding ABC transporter permease, encoding MPRIINIKPNPRIARFLGLVPFIALIILYLICSEIRLHANPNDKLLPPFSAMGSAISHLAFSEDTRTGQYLFWADTFSSLRRLAIGLGTSFVIAIVVGTLLGLIPYAAALANPFVAVLALVPPLALLPILFIAFGLDELSKIVLIILGVTPYLIRDLALRIEQMPYELLVKAQTMGASTWQIMTRIVLPQMLPRVLDGLRFSIGPAWLFLIAAEAIASTDGLGYRIFLVRRYLAMDIIIPYVIWITALAFLMDYGLRILSARLFPWAKAAAP